ATATTAAAACTAATTTATGTCTGAATTTACATGCTTCTGGTGGCACAGCCTGCAGCTTATTTTAATCAATTCAGTGGATCATATATTTAAGGCTGATGTGAAAATAagatcatttattttaattttttttggaagaGCAGTTCTTGAGAAAAGTCAACAGAGATGCATACACTGTTGCCGTGGTAACCTTATTTTCCTTTGAACTGAGACACAACCCTTTAGTGgcactgatgacatcatcaaagGCAATACACCTTGAATAATTACACCTATTACTAATTACACATTGCCTTTGCGCAGCTTGTGTAACACACAAGGGAGGAAGTTGTTCTATGGTTATTTTATGTCAACACAGAACTGACTAAAATCTGTCTGTAGTACTgatgtctgtttattttcatcttggTGTATTAATTCACTAGAGACAGACTGGTGACCAATATCTTTACCATCACCTAATCTTGCCACTACACAGTTCTGACGTGAAATTTAACCAGCAGATTTTCAGTCAAGTTCAGTCAagtaaaacatgcacaaacaagtTATAGAATGAGAAATCCAAAcagaactcttttttttttttaatatatagtGTTTTTATTAGTTGAAGCTAATGGGAGAAACCAGAGCACCTGGAGAAAACCCGTGCCACAACATTTCTGACTCCTTATCACATTTAAAAGGCATTCATCTGGAGGAACACTAGCATTCCTCCAGATACCACAGTGTTAAAGGTTGGTCTTTTTCTTGGGCTTTCAGTTAGTCAGTTGGTTTGTGGTATCATGTAAGTACAACATACTATAGTATAGAAATTGTAAGCTCAGAGATATCTAACAGTAGCATAGCTGATATTGCTGTAGTTATTACTAAGAAGGGCCATTGATCACTTAAGTATCTTCTGATTTGACGCATGAAACTATAGCCTGCTGGTCTAAGCAGGTGTACAATGAAATAACCAGTAATTATAAGTTCATGTACAGGGTTCTCGGACATCATATAGGATAGTACTTCACGTTCGCTGCCCAATTTTTTGACCAGTGCCTTTAACACAGCCTCATCAAAAGTGTCTACGGTGTATGATGTTATTTCAAAATGACTGTCCTGAACCTCAGTCCATATTGTGTTAAATAAGCGTTCTATGATGGCCTCTTCTAATATGGCCTCTTCTAATATGGCGTAAGTCAATCTAGTTTTAGCTATTGTCCGAGAAACAAGTAGGGCAACAAGCAGCTTCACTAAATGCTTTCTTCCTGCTGCATTTGGTGTCCTCTCTTGCTGACCTGCCTGTTCCATTGTGCTGATAGTAATGTAGTTTTGTGGAGTGTGAAGCGACTCCAGACTGTTACATTGTGTCCTACTTATAGACTTTTGAAATCGGAACGAGTGACGTCATCACAAGAGTGGTGTCATCggtgtccctttatgttgtccccagtgacatcacaaaagagtgacgtcatcattgtccctttacctttgttttttttttgtttgtttgttttttttaaacttagagACCGGCCCACAATTTAGAGGGGGTGGCCGATTGGTCcatcttcaatatagacagtgCACTGAACCAGTCAGGATATAGTAGCTTAcgagagcggccccacccctttctctgcactgatccccCGCCAGTTTCATGgtgttgagcgtggaaacatggagaagcggaagaaaggaggtgcggagaaGTTGCGGGCTAAAAGATCAAAAGATCTCGCTATAGACGCTGCAACGTGTGCTAAAATAACAGACATATTCTCTGGAGGGGCCGCTGTAGCCTCCACGTCCTCTGCAGCCCAGGTTGAAGGTgaacagggagaggagcagccagaggctgttgacagggaacccgagggacagagtgaccagggaagtgtagcacaggtaCAGCAGGTAAGCAGGTTGTAATGTTaggataataccgggacttttagctgatggacaggcatgaaaatcGCTCACCTTTAGGCGAGATTCACCGTTTTGAAGCCAAAACAGGTGACCtacgtgtagaattacatgagaatggtgagcagtgaataatgttatttcctgtcgcagcagttgccttgtgttgtgttttgtttttgttccgtgcgagtttttttctacagtatcactgcagttagtaggagatttttctgattattatcaaaaaataaaaatgtaacctaaatATACTAAATGTTTTGAGGGTTTAgtagttactgcgagtttgctggtggtttttgggagctgggatttttcctttaaatgttgcgcCATGGTTTCTCCTaggccaagacgtaacaatagtaaaatacattgcttcggggaacacatacataaattagttcgctgtgcaccgctaattatgaggggcgggtctaagccaaaaatgccagggccgttttttttttttgtcccagtttcCGCTCCGTACATGTCCCTTTCACCTTTGAGGTGCAAATTACCTGTAAAATACTCAATATAGGGtcatgtgaggaaaaaaaaaaaattaagttctGAGTTTAAAGTTAGAATCCTGAgagaattcagatttttttcacatggccctaatcctcttccgtaacctacagagcagcagaaacactaaGTGAATAAATGATGAACTTTCTTGCTTAGTGCTAATTCACTTTCACACTGCTCCTCAGTTTTTATCTTcccctttccttctcttttatCTCACCCTCTTCAGTGATGGAGAACAGACCTTCGTCCACTCATATCAAAAGGTTGTGAGGAGACAAAGAAGCATGAAGAACAAAACACATGAGGGGAAACAAGTTCCAAAATagggcattttattttttctcccaGCTTAGTTAAGACAGTGTTTGGACAGAATACAATGAGACTGATGCATAAATACGTAGAAAAATAAgtaaacataaatgtgtttatgtacaaTTTACATTATAAGTTAGAAATGTGTATAGATTACATTCTATACATACTGGCAAGGATCGGACCCTGAGATTGACTGTAAACATAAGTCTCCCAAATATGGGAGCGCTGTGCTTTACTTTGCTCTctcaccacatacacacacacacaggaaaaaaaaaatcattctgtAGCAGATACTGCATACTACTGCACTATTGTGTGCAttacacacaacagaaaatgtgagACTAGTcaactacagagagagagagagggattgaAGTGAAGACTGACAGTGGGTTCGATAGACATTCTCCTCTCTCTTAAAATCTCCATTTATCCAAGTGTTTCTTAATTCTGTAAAGCTAAAAGTGAGGGGCCCCTACATTCGAGGGCCTCAGTGGTCACACTGGTCTGATATATAAAAAGTCCCTCTCCCAGGGACTTCTGATATGTGTTTACCGCCCATCATACCGCTCTGTAAAACTTCATACACCCTTCAAAACCAGTGAAGTGTGTAGGAACAAGTCTTCGCAACGTGGAAGACAGATAGGCCCTCAGTCCTCAGACTGCTGTTTGACACACTCCTCAGAGTCAGCATCCTCCTCCCAGTCcccctcttcatcatcatcatcatcatcatcatcttcacagTCAGACTCATAAAAGCTGATGGTTGCCTGAACGGGGAAGTTCCTCAGCAAAGCCTCTCCGTCACTGTACAGATAGTCAAATGACTTGGATTTGGGCCAGAAGAGCCTGTTTGAGAGAAGAAATAAATGCTCCTGTTAATCAGCTGCTCGTAGCCACAGACATGGAAGCATTAACTACTACTTAGTTACTCTTGCTTGTGTTTAAGactatctgatttttttttttctaaacttgAACCGCAGAGAATTCAAACTGTGCTCTTCACAAGTGTGTTGTGGATCATACATGCATGATTTCTATGTTGATAAAAGGTAGCGTCCAAATGTAGAAAAGGAGACATGTACAAACAGAAAGAATACTGACCTGACAGGGTGCTGGAAGGACTGAGATTTCCCATCTGTCAAGAAGCAGCCTGACACAGTGGGTCTGGAGTAAGGCTGAGGGAATCAGAAACAGACGGAGTGAGTACAGACTATCACTCTCCAGAATGGTGGGTTTTAGGTTTGTGCTCAAACAGTAGGATTCTATCAGCAATTCTAAACCTTGTCAATTCAGGAAAACACAATTCAAAACAGAGGAACTGAAAATGCTCATGTTTTGGTccctaaaacatttttttggacattgAACTGCAGCCGTTACACTAAAAACACTGCTCCAGCAGTTTGTGATACTCACACTAGGATTTTTACAACTCTGAAACGTTATCATGGCAGTGACTATTTTATCTTTGGTCACGATAATTGCAAGGTTAACACCAAAAATACAGTGTTCACATTACAAAGTAACCCATCAGGAATGTGCTTGCCTGTATTTGACTGGCTCACGCAGCGTCCTGCCAGATGACGTCGCACTGCAGCAAAGgctgagcatttttttttttttttttttgctggacaGCCAtgtgttgtcctgctgcagcctgtTGTACCAACAAAGTGGCTGCATTCAAGTGAGTGAGAGGGCTGTATTTTGTCCACAAAGGTCTAAAGTCAGTCTGAAtgcagaccccccccccccccccccccctgccttACAGCCTTCCTCAACTGCCTTGATGTGCATAGGAAAGCACTGAGCACACACGCGTcatgagtttgttttatttgtttttggcattttatcTTTCAGTATAGCTACTGTTAGACTGAAAACTGAGACTAATAAACAAAAGGCGTGCTGAAAATGATTCTGTGACCTTAGGTCAGTGCAGGTGTTGTAACTTACATGGGACAGCCTGCTCCGTGGACATTGCTCTGGTCCATCCCTGCTGCTGGATAACCACGGTCTCCACAGTGAGGTCCGGCTgcaaggagggaggaaaaggggaGGATTGATTATAACTATATAATTATAACTATAGTCATAGCCAAGCCATAGCTGATACATACAGAACCACCTAATATTACTCAAATAAGGTGGACTTATTTTAGTAGACTAAATAATTCCACCTGTAAACACTGCTCAACACACATGGCTGAGAGAGGTTTAGCTTAAGAGCACTCTATAGATAATCGGAGACGTGGTTACAAACTTAAGGTGTACTCCAAGTGCGACTACAACATTATCatcctgtctctgctctcttcaaaataagtaaataaaaaaaataaaatacaaataaatattgtGCGTTGAGTAACGTTTCCTCTGAGGAGCCACTCGTCgatgaaaacagagaataaaggtaaaaatgtaaatatgtaaatgtgttttaaagccccttcttcttcttcttctcagtaACCATTACCCGTCCAATGAAGCCTGGCTGCTAACACTACAGGTCATGTCACAAGGGTCCGGACTATGCTTTAGCTAGCTTAGCAAGTTATTTAGCGTTAACACTTCTCTCACACTGTATGCAGCTATCAAACGAAGGTGTGTTGCTAAAGACCACTGCTGCAACATGCGCTGATATAAACTACCATAACGGGCTTTAatccattttaaatgtcagaaaatactcTGGCTATAGCTAACACGTCTTCCATCAGCACCGTCTCCATCACAATCAACACTCGGTGTCAAACACCAGTCATCCAGCCTCCAGACCGGTACCTACCTGCCGTTTGtgtccaagctgctgctgctcactgtcgGCGAGCGCGACCACGGTGCTGCGCCGAAAGACGGCTGCTTGAGGAGCACGCACGCGGAGCTCATTCTTCTggcttggctttttttttttttttttttttttttttcggaggAGGAGATTCGACTAAAATACCTCTGACTTAAGTCTTTTAATTGATCTCCTCGTCTGTCGGAGGATTGCGGGTCTGTTCCCTGTAAGACTGGAGTACAGCAGCTGTAGAGGACGGTGTTTGTAGCTATagcacagctctgctgctgagaaaGACACGGAGAGGCTTGTCACTTGGGTTTATAAAGCCCTGCTTCTCGGAGGGGGGGGCGGCGTTGGGCGTcggtttgtgctgctgcagcttgaaGGGGCGGGAGTGGCCCCCCTCCCCCCGGGTGACAAATGTCAAACGACAGACTCAACGCTGACTTAATGAGGTGATGTTTTGAattgtaaacagagaaaaagcatCTTTTAGGTGGATAAAGGTCTCGCTCCTTTTTTATAAGACGCTTTTAGCTGAAGAAAAGAGTGAGGCCAACAATGACATGATATCTGAACTGATCTCAGAGAGGAAAGGTTTGGTTAAAGAGGGGGAAAATGAATAAGGTCAACATGTAAAAACCATAGGAAATCTCAAACATGCACAGAAGGTCTGCAAAACACAGGTTACAGGTTATTCATCAGGCTCCACTAGCCAcggtgaagaaatataaaaagtgTAAGGCATGTGAAAcctaaataaacaaaccaacacgACACAGGTATAGGCTACAGAAAATACTATATGAATGAAGTGTGTAAACTGAGGCCTACATAAGAGCCAGAGTATCAGTAAGTCTCAGATAGCCCTGTGAATTCCATGTTTCCCTCAGCCTCTCCAAAGTTATTAGACCTACAGGTCCAATAATTGTATAACGTGAATATATTCTGCATTGTGGGGTGTAAGTGAGCTCCTTTTAAACCTCCATTATCAATCTGAAACTCTGCCATTCTTATATCAACCAGTGCTGGATGATAGTCTCTAATGTATGATGGAATGTATGCTGTAGATCTTTATAAGGGATGAGTGGCGGTGTTCTCATCTCGGTCTAATGTTCTCTTGTTAATTAGTTTACTGTTGCTCCCTGCTGCCTTTCTCACAGATGGTGTCTAACTTTTCTCctcactgttttcacagacaaCCTGCTGGTTTGAGATTTCTCaccacctgcagctctgtgctgtttggACAAGAGAGGAGACTTCACACCAAAGTGCTTATCAGTGACATGAGCAGCAGGCTGCGGGGATGAGGGGGGCATTACAGGACCaggtgacaaacacacacacacacacactgctgtacttatatctttgtgaggacacttgttgACTTAATGTGTTCCCTAACCCCTTACCCTGGCCTGCTGAACCAAAACACAATTCTAATCTGAatcctaaaaacacacacacacacgtgtgtgtgtgcctttaatCCAAACCTGAATTCCCCCTATTTAGGCTAGatctatatactatatactatattaTATCCTTATCCCATTGCAGCTGATGAAGAGTGGCTTTGAAATAACATGTGCTACTCAGAAATATTCTGCTTCATCAATTTCAATTTTTCACTTCCATGAAAAATTGATGACCAGCGACATTCAGTTTATACTGCTCGTCCAGCTGTGCGCCAATCAACACACCTCTGTCCGCCATGACGGCAGCCACACCACCACTCCCTCACTCTTACTCGCCCGCCCACTCAGTCTGCTAGTTTTCTTTTAGCAGTTAGCCTGCACACCGCGCTGACATTAACCTGAGTCTCAGGTGATCCGATCACCTGTGGACAGCTCTCAGTATGTCAGTTCACACCCTGGCGTTAAAATGTGTCTCCCACATGTCTGCagtgatcagatctcactcCCCCGCACtatatgaaaatacacaaatcCATCACttctccatcactccatccCAGCtccaaatgtgttgttgtttttaacgaTGAACACGaatactttgtgtttagaaTGATTTCTTTTAGTTGTGGTGAGCACATGAAGCCTCACTGGAAACATCTATTCAGAGTCAAGCTCATCTAACAGGCTGTGAAAACGCAGCTCAGCAAACTTTCATCTCCAGCACAAAGAAAGAGTTAGAAGACTGAGAGAAGAATAAAGgatgtttttctgcctttaCATCTTTACTAGTTAACATGAgctagaaatatataaatatgtatgtaaatattCTGTTTCCCCACTTGGAGAATAAAGTGGTGGAGTCTTGTTCCTCTGACAGACTGGGTCTGATCCTCTGCGTGTTCCAGTCAAACCAAATCACCCACATTGTTTGAAGCCCTCGTGATGTGTCTCTGTGGgcttttcaaacatttcagaCGTCATGGACAAAGACAGCTCACACCATTTATGACTTGTATTTCGCTCGCACAGAGGACGTGAGGTGAGTATTCAGGTCCTTTAGtatggcccaggacacatttgTGGTTACATTCCTAAAAGGATGCAGTCACATGCAGCCTAGACCACTTTCTGAATATGGTCTGAGTTGGATCTCAAATGCATCCTCAGTGTATCTTGGGTGCATTCAAACCTGAACTTAGAGCTGTTCACTTGTGACTGGATCACCTGAGAGGCATGTTAATACCAGGTTTGAACAGGGCCATGCATGTGCAGCCCATTACAGCGGGTGTGAGAATCGTCACTGGCCTCCTGCTCTAATGGGCGCTAATGTCCCCTAATGGTCCTTCATGTGGGATAAACAAAGTTGTCAGGGGCCAGCAGGAGACATGTGACACccactgagagtcagagacCGGCAAACTGGTGCAAATGGCACAAATGGGCTTGATAATGGCCCAAGTGAAATGAACTGTATGACAGAGATACCTTTGTACACAAATATATATCTCTGAGGACACAAGGATTTGTTCTTAAAGCTTAGAGACAGTGCACTAATGCTGCAATGAGTTTTATATAAGAATTACACATTACACAGAATTACATATAGGGGATGTTATAGGAAAAGGGATGTTACAATGTATCAAAGAGAAGCTAATGGGACACCATACCTACAGGAGCTGCCTGAAATGGGATATTTCTGTAATGGTGATGCTTATATCTCATTACCAGCAGAAATCACAGACTGGCACCAATTCAAAATGTCAATtccataaataaaacactgatcaGTCAAATGATTTGCTTTAGCTAGGCTGCTTTTGTTATGTGCTTGTTTGAATCCAGGATACATCTAttcattctgtttgtttggGCTTGTTTAACAGAGGTGGAACGCGCTTGCTAACTACATATTCAAACGTTTAAAGACTTTTAGTTTGcgcctttatttattttgtctttttgtagGCATGTCATCTTTTATCATGACCTAACATGATTGTTTGACATtagagaaaaggcaaaaaaaagaaatgaaatgaaatgaaatagatAATATTTAGAAGGAGATCCTAAGGGTTGGACTGTCATTTTCCTCAGATTTCCAGCTTACACACCTCCGTCTTTGGTGTCTGTACGTTTGTATTCTCCACCTCCCCCATATTCCATGTGAGGTCATGACCAGTCTTTGTCTCTGCACCAAATTGGACACCAGCAGCAAAAGTCTGTCTGGTCATCCAAATGCTCTGCTCTCCACAGCAGAGGCttgtaaagaaaacaaggaaTGGCACACTTGTTTACCTTTCCTcatcgatgtgtgtgtgtgtgtgtgagtgtgtttacctccactgttttcacatttgccGCGGCACAGATTGGGCCTCCTCCCCTATGCTGAGTGAGGAATGCTAATAATCAGTGACCAACTGCTCTCTTGTGTTTTGTACATACTTTATTTTAAGAGGAGGAAATATTAGTCTTTATCTTTGTAAATCCTGAGAATccatttgttaaaaaataacgaattttgtattttaatatgCCACATAATGTAGGGTATAGAttaatcattcctgcctgttttAAGGAGATTAATAGTAaacacaaatactttttttcaagGGAAGTTATTTTCCTGAATtttggacagatggacagttCTGTGAACACTTCAGATTTATTGCATTGTTGTTGTAATCTGGTTGTTCTGGAGTTATCCTTCTTCTAGACCCAAACCTTTGTGAGACGTTTGTGATCGACAGGTTTCTCTTCACGTGGTTGAAGATTTAAGGAAAACAGTTACAGGGACTCAGGATTTTAATGAGGGCACCATAGAAGCCCTTAAGTTTTCCATGTTCTTAATTCATTAACTGATCAAAAACATTTCCAAGTATGACAGTAAAAATTTAGTTTCAAACCTTTACCTGCACTTTTACTAAAATTGTAATTGTGTGCATATTATAGAGTGTACAAAGTATAGATTGTGGATTCCTTGTCCCAAATCTGTCCCATGGTGTacagagcacaggcagggaggaCTCAAATGCAGACCCCGCGGCAGGCAGACAGGTAGGCATGAGCATTGAGCTAACTTCAATATGCAAACTGATGGAAAATGTATGGAGGCCCATTTGTACCTCTGTGATGATAAAAAAGATCTTGTAATTCAGAAACAACTTACTGACTTTCCATAGTGCTGCTTGTTATGTAGTTAGAAGGTAATCAGACTACAGTGAGGATCAATACTGTGAGTTTCTatgtttatcatttttacagtgaaatttgGGTCTTTTGGTTGCTATTCTGTATAACGTGTTTaatgatattttattatttatttataagacCATCAGTATTGCAATGTCATGTTGCTGTTCATAGTCATGGTTACTAGGTTTTGTGATTCATGCTTTTATTAACACTTGCAGTGaccccacagcagcagaaaccagatgtgtgtctgtccacTGAGAGATTACATCGCTGTGCACACAGCAACGTAACCTGTGCTAACATTATTTTAcgacattttgtcatttttacatacCACACCTTCATGAAGATCGCATCTAAGTTTAGCTCCTGTTTAAACAGGAGGAAACCTCCGACGGAAACAGACTCAGGGTAGGACA
This genomic stretch from Toxotes jaculatrix isolate fToxJac2 chromosome 12, fToxJac2.pri, whole genome shotgun sequence harbors:
- the ripply1 gene encoding protein ripply1, with the translated sequence MSSACVLLKQPSFGAAPWSRSPTVSSSSLDTNGSRTSLWRPWLSSSRDGPEQCPRSRLSHPYSRPTVSGCFLTDGKSQSFQHPVRLFWPKSKSFDYLYSDGEALLRNFPVQATISFYESDCEDDDDDDDDEEGDWEEDADSEECVKQQSED